The proteins below are encoded in one region of Drosophila santomea strain STO CAGO 1482 chromosome 3R, Prin_Dsan_1.1, whole genome shotgun sequence:
- the LOC120450965 gene encoding dedicator of cytokinesis protein 1 isoform X2: protein MSVWSDCNAKQAEFGIAKCNFDQETKPHRLNLDVGDAVIILKETTHWYYGYRQKAKETRGIFPKSYIHLCEYNIVNGEFCIQRTDIVEEITKVILEWGSIAKNYFLTTNPSFPKIRRKMNELNNNRAALISGNLPLDEVRKVKLLATNQIDTGNKLLGLDMVVRDESGDILDTNAICTTELYEQHTHAVQRIDKANRLSSERGTTRTPNKYSHNILLHVNAFVCKFQEDSDLLFTLFDGETHKPISENYVVKWSRTGSARDVEQIDNNRVLFTDLSKSDLAIAKMYLVCYAIRIGSMDFKDSSDSKRTSMSIANSMLNASSRKASQLSVSSSGSSTSNGEYIIRRPFGVACKDLTPFINKSDDFRGNIDLPFIMCEKETLDGTLRKLIANKDIGKIDSKMAVTIEVLRGDIKQIREEFPRLMHTNVPVARKMGFPEVILPGDVRNDLYLTICSGEFARIAKTSEKNVEVSVCVANEQGYLMPGVLSIGAGHQPIDEYKSVVYYHDDKPKWQETFKIHVPIEDFKQCHLRFVLKHRSSNEQKDRTEKPFGLAYVRLMQANGTTITQGQHTLAVYKIDHKKYDKTVANCYLELPATVAELQGAKPSIGGLTLLPKDQLSIGVNLCSTKLTQSVSLLGLLNWSAHKETLEQSLNALSTVPGEEVVKFLQDILDALFNILVENDHPEKYDQLVFMSIIHLIETVSDLKYQHFLTVLDVYINESFSFTLAYTKLMDVLQKNISDAISPKEKSADGNDLEESAEVRRLYKTTRYLHYVMKFVIRSRVLYAEMNCNTDYVDFATRLQELLRMFIDMIGCPSNLLKSEGALLKNLHIIATDLMQVFDQVRLSISIVEILEKFPPRRLTQSKMGCIKDFVETKLFTLPKCRAILLPVFCKHIKDHLESKEEIAECINIMNNVLKLLFRSDVGSTHNDIRDIMIILFRTVMKAAHALDRDTGLVGKFFAIMLGILQRMDAQHYEYFVKDLHQRGELKHFVIEILLVFEELVSPHQKAVFPRDWMDMIMHQNTVILGALKHLTVVITDYFLCPFEKQIWSNFFQCSIAFLVQSPLQLNDFNDNKRQIVFARYRDIRKDTAMEIRKMWFQLGQHKPKFVPQLVENILEMSMIPEKELRQETIPIFFDMMQCEYYSSRLELESYGDTKFNNAHHKGNFSDFKTAMIEKLDILIGAGKGDAEYKHLFETIMLERCAAHSTLNVDGTAFVQMVTRLMDKLLEYRFIIQDESKENRMACTFSLLQFYSEVDLKEMYIRYVDKLCALHMEFENYTEAAFTLKLHTELLRWTDTELSHQLRSYRHRTCRTHRQLKEALYFEIMDFFDKGKQWECAIDMCRVLARQYEEEIFDYLKLAELLNRMALFYEKIIKELRHNSEYFRVCFYGRGFPRFLQNRVYIFRGKEYERHSDFCARMLVQHPQAELMQTLEAPGEDITNSDGQYIQVNKVEPIMGQAFNKFNDKIINNEIVKYFTANNVQKFQFSRPFRDSLNGGDRDDVRNLWLERTELLIRYPLPGILRWFPVIETNTFKISPLERAVEIMKDTNRDIRQLVILHKSDESLHINPLSMKLNGIVDPAVMGGFAKYEEAFLTDDYLEQNPDDKELVEELKELIANQIPLLDLAIQLHRLRAPDSLKALQEHLERCFADMQQHVELRYGRKSCDLKIERDSVVMRRPNSFLPPLFDGSNNRHSETSMGSSDSGLSKSTFLPRPQTNSIKNPFSGLSFNTRPSLGHSPSIKSNKCKDKTPNKRRTKDGKVKEREALSLSSSQWYTPPLSTITSTPEKEINVSIASLASTSNSSLSGPKTPDPHVLTEELTPKRPLRSEMEKERRLSRPASIATPTASIKNFPDTRSLSESSNRNSVETTDSTSEEDIRPPPLPAKARDSTDFTSLSQNMDWTPNGYAMLSTISNTSSSSMSTTSTLTKTSITNTTYEYLETTNFSLVGAIDGNKPRPPTPPPKPSRHSKHIP from the exons ATGAGTGTGTGGAGCGATTGCAATGCCAAGCAGGCAGAATTCGGCATTG CCAAGTGCAATTTCGACCAGGAGACGAAGCCACATCGCCTCAACCTGGATGTGGGTGATGCGGTCATAATTCTTAAGGAGACCACCCACTGGTACTACGGGTACAGACAAAA AGCAAAGGAAACACGCGGCATATTTCCCAAGAGCTATATACACTTATGCGAATATAATATCGTGAATGGGGAGTTCTGCATCCAGCGCACGGATATTGTCGAGGAGATCACCAAAGTTATTTTGGAGTGGGGCTCCATAGCCAAGAATTACTTTCTG ACCACAAATCCCAGCTTTCCCAAAATTCGCCGCAAAATGAACGAATTGAATAACAATAGAGCGGCTTTGATCTCCGGAAATCTGCCATTGGACGAGGTGCGAAAGGTGAAGCTGCTGGCTACCAATCAGATCGATACTGGCAACAAGCTCCTCGGCCTGGACATGGTGGTGCGCGATGAGAGCGGCGACATCTTGGACACCAATGCCATCTGCACCACCGAGCTCTACGAGCAACATACGCACGCTGTTCAGCGCATCGACAAGGCCAAT CGGCTGTCCAGCGAGCGGGGAACTACAAGAACACCAAACAAGTACTCTCACAACATCCTGCTACACGTGAACGCCTTCGTTTGCAAGTTCCAGGAGGATTCGGACCTGCTCTTCACGCTCTTCGACGGGGAAACGCACAAACCCATCAGCGAAAACTATGTGGTCAAGTGGTCAAGAACAGGAAGCGCCCGCGATGTTGAGCAAATCGACAACAACCGCGTGCTGTTCACGGATCTCAGTAAGAGCGACCTGGCCATCGCCAAAATGTACCTGGTGTGCTACGCCATCCGAATCGGTTCCATGGATTTTAAGGATTCTTCCGATTCGAAGCGGACGAGCATGAGCATTGCCAATAGCATGCTGAACGCCTCCAGCCGCAAGGCCTCCCAGCTATCGGTGAGCTCCAGCGGATCGTCCACCAGCAATGGGGAATACATCATTCGACGTCCGTTTGGTGTGGCCTGCAAGGACCTCACGCCCTTCATCAATAAGTCGGACGACTTCCGTGGCAACATAGACCTGCCCTTCATCATGTGCGAAAAGGAAACGCTGGACGGAACGCTGCGTAAGCTAATCGCGAACAAGGATATCGGCAAGATTGACTCTAAGATGGCAGTAACTATCGAGGTGCTACGGGGCGACATTAAGCAGATTAGGGAAGAATTTCCACGCTTGATGCACACTAATGTGCCGGTGGCCCGAAAAATGGGATTCCCAGAGGTCATACTGCCCGGCGATGTGCGAAATGATTTGTACCTTACCATCTGTAGTGGAGAATTTGCGCGCATTGCCAAAACCTCGGAAAAGAACGTTGAGGTGTCGGTGTGTGTGGCCAATGAGCAGGGATACCTTATGCCCGGTGTGCTGAGCATCGGAGCTGGACATCAACCCATTGATGAGTACAAATCGGTGGTCTACTACCACGATGACAAGCCCAAGTGGCAGGAGACCTTCAAGATCCATGTGCCCATTGAGGACTTTAAGCAATGCCATCTGCGCTTTGTGCTCAAGCATCGTAGCAGCAATGAGCAAAAAGATCGAACTGAGAAGCCCTTCGGCCTCGCATATGTGCGTCTAATGCAGGCCAATGGCACAACCATCACACAGGGTCAACACACCCTGGCCGTTTACAAGATCGATCACAAGAAGTACGACAAAACGGTAGCCAATTGTTATTTGGAGCTTCCAGCCACGGTTGCTGAGCTCCAGGGTGCAAAGCCTTCCATCGGTGGACTCACTCTTCTGCCAAAAGATCAGCTGTCCATTGGGGTTAACCTGTGCAGCACCAAGCTCACTCAGAGCG TAAGCTTGTTGGGTCTTCTGAATTGGTCGGCGCACAAGGAGACGCTGGAACAGTCGCTAAACGCCTTGTCCACAGTGCCCGGAGAGGAGGTGGTGAAGTTCCTGCAGGACATACTCGATGCCTTGTTCAATATACTGGTGGAGAATGATCATCCGGAGAAATATGACCAGCTCGTCTTCATGAGCATTATACATTTGATTGAAACGGTGTCCGATCTCAAGTACCAACACTTTCTCACTGTTCTCGATGTGTACATTAATGAGAGCTTCTCGTTTACACTGGCCTATAC CAAATTAATGGATGTGCTGCAGAAGAACATTAGTGATGCGATCTCACCAAAAGAAAAGTCCGCTGATGGCAATGATCTGGAAGAGAGTGCGGAGGTGCGACGCCTGTACAAGACGACTCGTTACCTTCACTATGTGATGAAGTTCGTGATTCGATCGCGTGTGCTCTACGCTGAGATGAACTGCAACACGGACTATGTGGACTTTGCTACCCGGTTGCAGGAGCTTCTTCGCATGTTCATCGACATGATTGGCTGTCCGAGCAATCTGCTTAAATCGGAGGGAGCACTGCTCAAGAATCTGCACATCATAGCCACAGATCTGATGCAGGTCTTCGATCAAGTGCGCTTGAG CATTTCCATTGTGGAAATCCTTGAGAAATTCCCGCCGCGACGTCTTACTCAGTCTAAGATGGGATGCATCAAAGATTTTGTGGAGACAAAGCTGTTTACGTTGCCCAAATGTCGGGCCATTCTACTGCCCGTGTTCTGCAAACACATCAAGGATCACCTCGAGAGCAAGGAGGAG ATTGCCGAGTGCATCAACATCATGAACAACGTACTGAAACTTCTGTTTCGGTCGGATGTGGGATCCACGCACAATGACATTCGAGACATTATGATCATCCTGTTCCGCACCGTAATGAAGGCAGCCCACGCCCTGGACAGGGACACGGGATTGGTGGGCAAATTCTTTGCCATTATGCTGGGTATACTGCAGCGAATGGACGCCCAGCACTACGAGTACTTTGTGAAGGACTTGCACCAGCGTGGAGAGTTGAAGCACTTTGTCATAGAAATCCTTTTGGTATTTGAGGAGCTGGTGTCTCCGCACCAGAAAGCCGTGTTTCCGCGGGACTGGATGGACATGATTATGCACCAGAATACTGTGATTCTTGGTGCTCTGAAGCATCTTACCGTGGTCATTACGGACTACTTCTTGTGCCCGTTCGAGAAGCAGATCTGGTCGAACTTCTTCCAGTGCTCCATCGCCTTTCTGGTGCAATCACCGCTGCAATTGAATGACTTTAACGATAACAAACGGCAAATTGTGTTCGCACGCTACCGTGACATCCGCAAGGATACGGCCATGGAGATCAGGAAGATGTGGTTTCAGTTGGGACAGCACAAACCCAAATTTGTGCCGCAGTTGGTGGAGAACATACTGGAAATGAGCATGATACCGGAGAAGGAGCTGCGCCAGGAGACCATTCCCATCTTCTTCGACATGATGCAGTGCGAGTACTACAGCTCGCGATTGGAGCTCGAAAGTTACGGCGATACCAAATTCAACAATGCCCATCACAAGGGTAACTTTTCCGACTTCAAGACAGCGATGATTGAGAAGTTGGATATCCTAATCGGGGCTGGTAAGGGCGATGCCGAGTACAAGCATTTGTTCGAGACAATAATGCTGGAGCGCTGCGCTGCTCACAGCACGCTTAACGTGGACGGCACTGCCTTTGTGCAGATGGTAACCCGGCTGATGGACAAACTGCTGGAGTACCGATTTATCATCCAGGATGAGAGCAAGGAGAATCGCATGGCTTGCACCTTCTCTCTGCTGCAGTTCTATTCGGAGGTGGATCTCAAGGAGATGTACATCCGGTATGTCGACAAACTGTGCGCTCTGCACATGGAGTTCGAGAACTACACAGAGGCGGCATTCACGCTTAAGCtgcacacggaactgctgcGTTGGACGGATACGGAACTGTCGCACCAACTGCGCAGCTATCGGCACAGAACCTGCCGCACTCACCGGCAACTGAAGGAGGCGCTCTACTTTGAGATTATGGATTTCTTCGACAAGGGCAAACAGTGGGAGTGCGCCATCGATATGTGCAGGGTGCTGGCTCGCCAGTACGAGGAGGAGATCTTCGACTATCTTAAGTTGGCGGAACTTCTGAATCGCATGGCATTGTTCTATGAGAAGATCATCAAGGAGCTGCGTCACAATTCCGAATACTTCCGCGTCTGCTTCTATGGGCGGGGATTCCCGCGTTTTCTTCAGAACCGCGTCTACATTTTCCGTGGCAAGGAGTACGAGCGGCACAGTGACTTCTGCGCCCGTATGCTAGTCCAGCATCCGCAGGCCGAGCTCATGCAAACGCTGGAGGCGCCGGGCGAGGACATCACCAACAGTGATGGGCAGTACATACAGGTGAACAAGGTGGAGCCGATAATGGGTCAGGCATTCAACAAGTTCAACGATAAGATCATCAACAACGAAATCGTCAAATACTTCACCGCCAACAATGTGCAAAAGTTTCAGTTTTCACGCCCCTTCCGGGACAGCTTAAACGGTGGAGACAGGGACGATGTACGAAATCTGTGGCTGGAGCGCACTGAACTGCTCATCCGCTACCCTCTGCCGGGTATTCTGCGCTGGTTCCCCGTCATTGAGACCAATACTTTTAAAATCTCACCCCTGGAGCGAGCGGTTGAAATTATGAAGGACACAAACCGTGACATTCGGCAACTGGTGATACTGCACAAGAGTGACGAAAGTCTGCACATCAACCCGCTGAGTATGAAACTTAATGGCATTGTGGATCCGGCTGTAATGGGCGGCTTTGCCAAGTACGAGGAAGCCTTCCTCACCGATGACTATTTGGAGCAGAATCCGGACGACAAGGAGTTGGTGGAAGAGCTCAAAGAACTGATTGCCAACCAGATTCCACTGCTCGATTTGGCCATTCAGCTACATCGCTTGCGGGCGCCAGACAGTCTGAAAGCTCTGCAGGAGCACCTGGAACGCTGTTTCGCCGACATGCAGCAGCATGTGGAGTTGCGCTATGGTCGCAAGTCCTGTGACCTCAAAATCGAACGCGACTCGGTGGTGATGCGACGTCCGAACTCCTTCCTGCCTCCGCTTTTCGATGGCAGCAACAATCGACACTCCGAAACCAGCATGGGATCTTCAGA CAGCGGCTTGTCGAAATCAACATTTCTGCCGCGTCCACAGACCAATTCGATTAAGAACCCATTTTCCGGCCTAAGTTTCAACACTAG GCCCAGTTTGGGACACTCGCCGAGCATCAAGAGCAACAAGTGCAAGGATAAGACTCCAAATAAGCGAAGAACTAAGGATGGAAAGGTAAAG GAGCGTGAAGCCCTTAGCCTGTCCAGCAGTCAATGGTACACGCCGCCATTGTCTACTATAACATCGACGCCGGAGAAGGAGATCAACGTATCCATAGCCTCGCTAGCGAGCACATCGAATAGTTCTTTAAGTGGTCCCAAGACGCCAGACCCTCATGTCCTGACAGAGGAG CTAACCCCCAAGCGACCTCTGCGTTCGGAAATGGAGAAGGAGCGTCGACTCTCTCGTCCTGCCAGCATCGCTACGCCAACGGCCAGTATCAAGAATTTTCCTGACACGCGCTCCCTGTCCGAAAGCAGCAACCGCAACTCTGTTG AAACCACCGATTCCACTTCAGAGGAGGACATTCGACCACCACCGTTGCCCGCCAAGGCACGTGACTCAACAGATTTTACCAGCCTGTCGCAAAACATGGATTGGACGCCGAATGGTTATGCGATGCTCAGCACTATtagcaacaccagcagcagcagcatgagCACCACCTCAACCCTGACGAAGACCAGTATTACCAACACTACGTACGAGTATTTGGAGACCACGAACTTCAGTTTGGTGGGTGCCATCGATGGAAACAAACCGCGtccgccgacgccgccaccgAAGCCATCGCGCCACAGCAAACACATTCCGTAG